In a single window of the Etheostoma spectabile isolate EspeVRDwgs_2016 chromosome 3, UIUC_Espe_1.0, whole genome shotgun sequence genome:
- the prdm10 gene encoding PR domain zinc finger protein 10 isoform X1 yields METKQEPSAVWSQTSNNDSDNGTQVHFEGGTVAQIVYSGDQAERGQQQVVYTADGNSYTSVESAEHTLVYIHPADGTQTVFADQPQVAYIQQDGTTQQVTVLLPSGQNMNAANLHVLSNVAEAPQAILETVSQEHLSVSNSLPSSMAEMADPPSSPLGATDSTDDSDEDEDEDSELDDWEPRQPQSFNPHSLWCEECNIANPSVCLKHGPLHPIPNRPVMSKARASLPLVLYIDRFLGGVFSKRRIPKRTQFGPVEGPLVPQSEMQDHYIHLKLCMLDAEKDGEKSDDTWLDLSDEDSCNWMMFVRPAQNHLEQNLVAYQYGSEIFYTTIKNIQPKQELKVWYAASYAEFVNQKIHDVTEEEKKVLREQEKNWPCYECNRRFVSSEQLQQHLNMHDDKVHSVTRSRGRGRGRGRRRFGTGRRPGRPPKFIRLDAPVDAGGDKTEIMELTEKALEEQVEGAQNGMKVVEMEVEAGAEGQLLPPAGEPEPESVTPSSNTALSVPLKEDPAHSSPSDSHLTSQDMRRAKRIRMDVQNAALQHLFIRKSFRPFKCTHCGKAFRDKDKLEQHLRVHGRDAYAFSCHICSKTFMSDSALEDHLLVHTENRSYSCLLCPETFERLDLLKDHVGVHAVEGCFTCPSCKKTFTDFIQVKKHIRCFHSEKIFQCSNCEKAFCRPDKLRLHMLRHSDRKDFLCSTCGKQFKRKDKLREHMQRMHNPDREAKKADRIHRSKTLKLKVPTTDFESFMFKCRVCMMGFRRRGMLVNHLSKRHPEMRIDDVPELTLPIIKPNRDYFCQYCDKVYKSASKRKAHILKNHPGAELPPSIRKLRPAAPGEPDPMLSTHTQLTGTIATAPVCCPHCAKQYSSKTKMVQHIRKKHPEFAQLANTIQAPLTAAVISSAPAVISADGTTAEAVVTTDLLTQAMTELSQTLTTDYRTAQGDYQRIQYIPVTQAGGSLSQPQHIQLQVVQVAAASSPHSQHPTVDVSQLHDPHGYSQHSIQVQHIQVNEASGTGQGATQPLSPSSQQPSQELSPTQLSPVTLAQNHSLQSSSTQQQQQQQGAVQHAYIPGNWNYRGYSSEIQMMALPHTQYVIAEASTPVSGVNSNQVKTAHYVISEGQTELDTKPTGPQSAPQAHAEHLEQQPANQQATTQYIITTTTNGSGTSEVHITKP; encoded by the exons ATGGAGACCAAACAGGAGCCATCCGCTGTGTGGAGTCAGACATCTAACAATGATTCAGACAACGGCACACAG GTGCATTTTGAAGGCGGCACAGTGGCCCAGATAGTGTACAGTGGCGATCAGGCGGAGCGAGGACAGCAGCAGGTGGTTTATACAGCAGACGGGAACTCCTACACCTCTGTAGAGTCGGCAGAGCACACGCTGGTTTACATCCATCCTGCAGATGGCACTCAG ACTGTATTTGCTGATCAGCCACAAGTGGCTTACATTCAGCAGGATGGTACAACGCAACAG GTCACAGTTCTGCTGCCCAGTGGACAGAACATGAATGCTGCCAATCTACATGTTCTCAGTAATGTAGCAGAGGCTCCCCAAGCTATCCTGGAGACAGTTTCCCAG gagcaCCTGTCTGTGTCCAATTCGCTCCCCTCCTCCATGGCTGAAATGGCGGACCCCCCCAGCAGTCCCCTCGGGGCCACAGACTCCACAGATGATTCTGACGAAGATGAGGATGAAGATTCTGAGCTGGATGACTGGGAACCTCGTCAGCCTCAGTCCTTCAACCCTCACAGCCTCT GGTGTGAGGAGTGTAACATTGCCAACCCGTCTGTGTGTCTGAAGCACGGCCCTCTGCACCCCatccccaaccggcccgtcatgTCCAAGGCCCGGGCCAGTCTGCCTCTGGTCCTCTACATCGATCGCTTCCTGGGCGGGGTGTTCTCCAAGAGACGCATCCCTAAGCGCACACAGTTTGGTCCTGTGGAGGGACCCCTGGTTCCTCAGAGTGAAATGCAGGACCACTACATTCATCTCAAA CTGTGCATGCTGGATGcggagaaagatggagagaagtCTGATGACACGTGGCTGGACCTTTCTGACGAGGACAGCTGTAACTGGATGATGTTTGTGCGACCGGCTCAGAACCACCTGGAGCAGAACCTGGTGGCCTACCAGTACGGCTCGGAGATATTTTACACAACCATCAAGAACATCCAACCCAAACAAGAGCTCAAG GTGTGGTATGCGGCATCATATGCAGAATTTGTCAATCAGAAGATCCACGATGTtacagaagaagagaaaaaag TGCTCCGGGAGCAGGAGAAGAACTGGCCTTGCTATGAGTGTAACCGCCGCTTTGTGAGCTCTGAACAGCTGCAGCAACATCTCAACATGCATGACGACAAAGTACACTCTGTTACCAG atCCAGAGGCCGGGGGCGAGGCAGAGGCAGGAGGAGATTTGGGACAGGAAGAAGACCGGGGCGGCCCCCTAAATTTATACGCTTGGATGCACCCGTAGACGCCGGTGGGGACAAGACA GAGATTATGGAACTGACAGAGAAGGCGCTGGAGGAGCAAGTGGAGGGAGCTCAGAACGGGATGAAGGTGGTGGAGATGGAGGTGGAGGCCGGGGCCGAGGGCCAGCTTCTACCCCCTGCAGGAGAACCAGAGCCAGAGTCGGTCACCCCGTCCTCCAACACGGCCCTGTCGGTCCCACTAAAGGAGGACCCTGCACACAGCAGCCCTTCAGACAGCCACCTCACATCTCAGGACATGCGCCGTGCCAAGAGGATCCGG ATGGATGTACAG AATGCAGCGCTGCAGCACCTTTTCATCAGGAAGAGCTTCCGTCCTTTTAAATGCACCCACTGTGGCAAGGCCTTCCGGGACAAAGACAAGCTGGAGCAGCACCTGCGGGTCCACGGCCGCGACGCCTACGCCTTTTCCTGCCACATTTGCAGCAAGACCTTCATGAGTGACTCAGCCCTGGAGGACCACCTACTGGTGCACACGGAGAACCGCTCCTACTCTTGTCTCTTGTGCCCAGAAACCTTTGAAAGGCTGGACCTGCTCAAAGACCACGTAGGGGTGCATGCTGTGGAGGGCTGCTTCACCTGTCCTTCCTGCAAGAAGACATTTACGGACTTCATCCAG GTAAAGAAGCATATACGCTGCTTCCATTCAGAGAAGATCTTTCAGTGCTCAAACTGTGAAAAGGCCTTCTGCCGGCCAGACAAGCTGCGTTTGCACATGTTGCGCCACTCTGACCGCAAGGACTTCCTGTGCTCAACATGTGGCAAACAATTCAAG AGGAAGGATAAGCTGCGGGAGCACATGCAGCGCATGCACAATCCTGACAGAGAGGCCAAGAAGGCTGACCGAATCCACCGCTCCAAAACCCTGAAACTGAAGGTGCCCACCACCGACTTCGAGAGCTTCATGTTCAAATGCCGAGTGTGCATGATGGGGTTCAGACGCAGAGGAATGCTG GTCAATCATCTGTCCAAGCGTCATCCAGAGATGCGTATCGATGATGTGCCTGAGCTCACGCTGCCAATTATCAAGCCCAACAGGGACTACTTCTGCCAGTACTGTGACAAG GTGTACAAGAGTGCCAGTAAGAGGAAAGCACACATACTGAAGAACCACCCCGGGGCAGAATTGCCTCCCAGCATCCGGAAGTTGCGTCCGGCTGCTCCTGGTGAGCCTGACCCCATGttgagcacgcacacacagctgACTGGCACCATCGCCACTGCACCCGTCTGTTGCCCACACTGTGCCAAACAGTACAGCAGCAAG ACTAAGATGGTTCAGCACATCAGGAAGAAGCATCCAGAGTTTGCCCAACTGGCAAACACCATCCAGGCGCCTCTGACGGCAGCTGTGATCAGCAGTGCTCCTGCAGTCATCAGCGCAGACGGCACTACAGCCGAGGCTGTTGTG ACTACAGATTTGCTCACCCAGGCCATGACGGAGCTTTCTCAAACCCTGACCACAGACTACCGCACAGCGCAGGGAGACTACCAGAGGATCCAGTACATCCCCGTGACTCAGGCGGGAGGCAGCCTGTCCCAGCCGCAACACATCCAGCTGCAGGTGGTGCAAGTGGCCGCG GCTTCCTCCCCACATTCCCAGCACCCGACAGTAGACGTGAGCCAGCTGCATGACCCTCATGGCTACAGCCAGCACTCCATCCAGGTCCAACACATCCAGGTCAATGAGGCCTCAGGCACTGGACAGGGTGCCACTCAG CCTCTAAGCCCCTCCTCCCAGCAGCCCAGCCAGGAGCTGAGCCCCACCCAGCTGTCCCCCGTGACGTTAGCCCAGAACCACAGCCTGCAGAGCAGCAgcacccagcagcagcagcagcagcagggggcaGTGCAGCACGCATACATACCCGGGAACTGGAACTACCGCGGCTACT CGTCTGAGATCCAGATGATGGCTCTACCTCACACGCAGTATGTGATCGCTGAGGCCAGCACACCTGTATCTGGAGTCAACAGCAACCAGGTGAAAACG GCACACTACGTGATCTCCGAGGGTCAGACCGAGCTGGATACCAAACCCACTGGTCCCCAGAGCGCCCCCCAGGCCCACGCCGAGCACCTGGAGCAGCAACCGGCCAATCAGCAAGCCACCACGCAGTACATCATCACCACAACCACCAACGGCAGCGGCACTAGTGAAGTTCACATCACCAAACCCTGA
- the prdm10 gene encoding PR domain zinc finger protein 10 isoform X2, translating to METKQEPSAVWSQTSNNDSDNGTQVHFEGGTVAQIVYSGDQAERGQQQVVYTADGNSYTSVESAEHTLVYIHPADGTQTVFADQPQVAYIQQDGTTQQVTVLLPSGQNMNAANLHVLSNVAEAPQAILETVSQEHLSVSNSLPSSMAEMADPPSSPLGATDSTDDSDEDEDEDSELDDWEPRQPQSFNPHSLWCEECNIANPSVCLKHGPLHPIPNRPVMSKARASLPLVLYIDRFLGGVFSKRRIPKRTQFGPVEGPLVPQSEMQDHYIHLKLCMLDAEKDGEKSDDTWLDLSDEDSCNWMMFVRPAQNHLEQNLVAYQYGSEIFYTTIKNIQPKQELKVWYAASYAEFVNQKIHDVTEEEKKVLREQEKNWPCYECNRRFVSSEQLQQHLNMHDDKVHSVTRSRGRGRGRGRRRFGTGRRPGRPPKFIRLDAPVDAGGDKTEIMELTEKALEEQVEGAQNGMKVVEMEVEAGAEGQLLPPAGEPEPESVTPSSNTALSVPLKEDPAHSSPSDSHLTSQDMRRAKRIRNAALQHLFIRKSFRPFKCTHCGKAFRDKDKLEQHLRVHGRDAYAFSCHICSKTFMSDSALEDHLLVHTENRSYSCLLCPETFERLDLLKDHVGVHAVEGCFTCPSCKKTFTDFIQVKKHIRCFHSEKIFQCSNCEKAFCRPDKLRLHMLRHSDRKDFLCSTCGKQFKRKDKLREHMQRMHNPDREAKKADRIHRSKTLKLKVPTTDFESFMFKCRVCMMGFRRRGMLVNHLSKRHPEMRIDDVPELTLPIIKPNRDYFCQYCDKVYKSASKRKAHILKNHPGAELPPSIRKLRPAAPGEPDPMLSTHTQLTGTIATAPVCCPHCAKQYSSKTKMVQHIRKKHPEFAQLANTIQAPLTAAVISSAPAVISADGTTAEAVVTTDLLTQAMTELSQTLTTDYRTAQGDYQRIQYIPVTQAGGSLSQPQHIQLQVVQVAAASSPHSQHPTVDVSQLHDPHGYSQHSIQVQHIQVNEASGTGQGATQPLSPSSQQPSQELSPTQLSPVTLAQNHSLQSSSTQQQQQQQGAVQHAYIPGNWNYRGYSSEIQMMALPHTQYVIAEASTPVSGVNSNQVKTAHYVISEGQTELDTKPTGPQSAPQAHAEHLEQQPANQQATTQYIITTTTNGSGTSEVHITKP from the exons ATGGAGACCAAACAGGAGCCATCCGCTGTGTGGAGTCAGACATCTAACAATGATTCAGACAACGGCACACAG GTGCATTTTGAAGGCGGCACAGTGGCCCAGATAGTGTACAGTGGCGATCAGGCGGAGCGAGGACAGCAGCAGGTGGTTTATACAGCAGACGGGAACTCCTACACCTCTGTAGAGTCGGCAGAGCACACGCTGGTTTACATCCATCCTGCAGATGGCACTCAG ACTGTATTTGCTGATCAGCCACAAGTGGCTTACATTCAGCAGGATGGTACAACGCAACAG GTCACAGTTCTGCTGCCCAGTGGACAGAACATGAATGCTGCCAATCTACATGTTCTCAGTAATGTAGCAGAGGCTCCCCAAGCTATCCTGGAGACAGTTTCCCAG gagcaCCTGTCTGTGTCCAATTCGCTCCCCTCCTCCATGGCTGAAATGGCGGACCCCCCCAGCAGTCCCCTCGGGGCCACAGACTCCACAGATGATTCTGACGAAGATGAGGATGAAGATTCTGAGCTGGATGACTGGGAACCTCGTCAGCCTCAGTCCTTCAACCCTCACAGCCTCT GGTGTGAGGAGTGTAACATTGCCAACCCGTCTGTGTGTCTGAAGCACGGCCCTCTGCACCCCatccccaaccggcccgtcatgTCCAAGGCCCGGGCCAGTCTGCCTCTGGTCCTCTACATCGATCGCTTCCTGGGCGGGGTGTTCTCCAAGAGACGCATCCCTAAGCGCACACAGTTTGGTCCTGTGGAGGGACCCCTGGTTCCTCAGAGTGAAATGCAGGACCACTACATTCATCTCAAA CTGTGCATGCTGGATGcggagaaagatggagagaagtCTGATGACACGTGGCTGGACCTTTCTGACGAGGACAGCTGTAACTGGATGATGTTTGTGCGACCGGCTCAGAACCACCTGGAGCAGAACCTGGTGGCCTACCAGTACGGCTCGGAGATATTTTACACAACCATCAAGAACATCCAACCCAAACAAGAGCTCAAG GTGTGGTATGCGGCATCATATGCAGAATTTGTCAATCAGAAGATCCACGATGTtacagaagaagagaaaaaag TGCTCCGGGAGCAGGAGAAGAACTGGCCTTGCTATGAGTGTAACCGCCGCTTTGTGAGCTCTGAACAGCTGCAGCAACATCTCAACATGCATGACGACAAAGTACACTCTGTTACCAG atCCAGAGGCCGGGGGCGAGGCAGAGGCAGGAGGAGATTTGGGACAGGAAGAAGACCGGGGCGGCCCCCTAAATTTATACGCTTGGATGCACCCGTAGACGCCGGTGGGGACAAGACA GAGATTATGGAACTGACAGAGAAGGCGCTGGAGGAGCAAGTGGAGGGAGCTCAGAACGGGATGAAGGTGGTGGAGATGGAGGTGGAGGCCGGGGCCGAGGGCCAGCTTCTACCCCCTGCAGGAGAACCAGAGCCAGAGTCGGTCACCCCGTCCTCCAACACGGCCCTGTCGGTCCCACTAAAGGAGGACCCTGCACACAGCAGCCCTTCAGACAGCCACCTCACATCTCAGGACATGCGCCGTGCCAAGAGGATCCGG AATGCAGCGCTGCAGCACCTTTTCATCAGGAAGAGCTTCCGTCCTTTTAAATGCACCCACTGTGGCAAGGCCTTCCGGGACAAAGACAAGCTGGAGCAGCACCTGCGGGTCCACGGCCGCGACGCCTACGCCTTTTCCTGCCACATTTGCAGCAAGACCTTCATGAGTGACTCAGCCCTGGAGGACCACCTACTGGTGCACACGGAGAACCGCTCCTACTCTTGTCTCTTGTGCCCAGAAACCTTTGAAAGGCTGGACCTGCTCAAAGACCACGTAGGGGTGCATGCTGTGGAGGGCTGCTTCACCTGTCCTTCCTGCAAGAAGACATTTACGGACTTCATCCAG GTAAAGAAGCATATACGCTGCTTCCATTCAGAGAAGATCTTTCAGTGCTCAAACTGTGAAAAGGCCTTCTGCCGGCCAGACAAGCTGCGTTTGCACATGTTGCGCCACTCTGACCGCAAGGACTTCCTGTGCTCAACATGTGGCAAACAATTCAAG AGGAAGGATAAGCTGCGGGAGCACATGCAGCGCATGCACAATCCTGACAGAGAGGCCAAGAAGGCTGACCGAATCCACCGCTCCAAAACCCTGAAACTGAAGGTGCCCACCACCGACTTCGAGAGCTTCATGTTCAAATGCCGAGTGTGCATGATGGGGTTCAGACGCAGAGGAATGCTG GTCAATCATCTGTCCAAGCGTCATCCAGAGATGCGTATCGATGATGTGCCTGAGCTCACGCTGCCAATTATCAAGCCCAACAGGGACTACTTCTGCCAGTACTGTGACAAG GTGTACAAGAGTGCCAGTAAGAGGAAAGCACACATACTGAAGAACCACCCCGGGGCAGAATTGCCTCCCAGCATCCGGAAGTTGCGTCCGGCTGCTCCTGGTGAGCCTGACCCCATGttgagcacgcacacacagctgACTGGCACCATCGCCACTGCACCCGTCTGTTGCCCACACTGTGCCAAACAGTACAGCAGCAAG ACTAAGATGGTTCAGCACATCAGGAAGAAGCATCCAGAGTTTGCCCAACTGGCAAACACCATCCAGGCGCCTCTGACGGCAGCTGTGATCAGCAGTGCTCCTGCAGTCATCAGCGCAGACGGCACTACAGCCGAGGCTGTTGTG ACTACAGATTTGCTCACCCAGGCCATGACGGAGCTTTCTCAAACCCTGACCACAGACTACCGCACAGCGCAGGGAGACTACCAGAGGATCCAGTACATCCCCGTGACTCAGGCGGGAGGCAGCCTGTCCCAGCCGCAACACATCCAGCTGCAGGTGGTGCAAGTGGCCGCG GCTTCCTCCCCACATTCCCAGCACCCGACAGTAGACGTGAGCCAGCTGCATGACCCTCATGGCTACAGCCAGCACTCCATCCAGGTCCAACACATCCAGGTCAATGAGGCCTCAGGCACTGGACAGGGTGCCACTCAG CCTCTAAGCCCCTCCTCCCAGCAGCCCAGCCAGGAGCTGAGCCCCACCCAGCTGTCCCCCGTGACGTTAGCCCAGAACCACAGCCTGCAGAGCAGCAgcacccagcagcagcagcagcagcagggggcaGTGCAGCACGCATACATACCCGGGAACTGGAACTACCGCGGCTACT CGTCTGAGATCCAGATGATGGCTCTACCTCACACGCAGTATGTGATCGCTGAGGCCAGCACACCTGTATCTGGAGTCAACAGCAACCAGGTGAAAACG GCACACTACGTGATCTCCGAGGGTCAGACCGAGCTGGATACCAAACCCACTGGTCCCCAGAGCGCCCCCCAGGCCCACGCCGAGCACCTGGAGCAGCAACCGGCCAATCAGCAAGCCACCACGCAGTACATCATCACCACAACCACCAACGGCAGCGGCACTAGTGAAGTTCACATCACCAAACCCTGA